The Entomobacter blattae nucleotide sequence GGCTATGGCGAGCAGAGGGAAAAGAAAAGGCTGTTATTCTTGCCTTTCATGGCTTTAACGATAGCCGTGATGCCTGGGAAATACCGGCTGCACTTTTTACACAAAATGGCATTACTCTCTATGCACCAGATCTCGAAGGGTTCGGTGGCACTGCAGAACGTGGACACTGGCCCACCACAAAAACCCTCGTCAACGATGCCCTACAAGAAGCCTGGCTTGTCCATAGTTTCCACCCCAACGTCCCCTTATACCTTATGGGAGAAAGCATGGGGGCAGCCGTACTTATGGTATTGGAAGGAAATCCCACTCCACTAAAAAAGCTGCCCCCTGTCGCTGGAACCATCTATCTGGCACCAGCGATACGCCAAATTGGAACGGCCGCAAACATAGCCCTTGATATTGCTACAGCCTTAGCACCAGACTGGACCCTTGAACCCTCTGATATGCCTAAAGGAATAAAAGCCAGTAACAATCAACTCGCTCTTATTCGAACCTATTATAACCCCCTAACATTACATAGTACACCGCTCTCCTCCGTAGCCGGTTTGGTGGAGCTTATGGACTTAGCTTACGAAGCAGCACCCAAGGTTCCCGTGCCTGCTCTTATTATCTATGGCGGTAAAGACCAGCTCATTCCCCAGGATTCCATGGGCCCTTTGGCCAAAACGCTTCCTTCTTCGATCAGGTTTGACTTCATCCCGAATGGCCACCATCTTCTTTTACGCGATAAGGAATATGCAACCACCACAACCGATATTCTCACCTGGATTTTTACCACCTCAACCTTTCTTCCTTCTGGTGGGGATATTGCCGCTGCCGCCTGGATAGCCAGCGCCCCATGGGAGAGCGATCCCTTTCCTCTCGCTCCCGCTGCTCTTCTTGACCCCTGAGAGAAACGAGACAATACAGGCTCCTCTCTCTCCTGAGCGCCCCTATAACCCACAGGAGAAACAAAGAGAGTAAAACAAGCTATGGCTTTGTACAATCTCTCTTCCACATTTCTCTTCCTGGTGAAATATTACAGAGGAAAGCTATTTCCTCTAGATTTTTACCCCAGAACACGATATTGAAGGCAGCATGGTAATAAAAATAATTAGGACCCGTAGCTCAGCTGGATAGAGTGTCGCCCTCCGAAGGCGAAGGTCGTGGGTTCGAATCCCGCCGGGTCCGCCAAATAATCGCTTGATTTCTATAGATTTTTCTTCTTCTCACCAAAATTCGATACCACTTCATGCCCTGTTAAAAGGCAAGAGAGAGATGAGCCCAAATACCAGAAATCCTGCGTTAACCAAGTCTATTCAATACGAACAAGCCTGTTCAATGCAACATCAATACAAAAAAGAGTAAAGCCCTCTCCCAAGCCAGGCAGAGACTTTAACATATTCCCTCATGAATAAAATCGCCCTGCCATCGTGCATGGACAATGAGTATAAATTGAATCCTGTTATCTTCATCCACGCCCAGCTCTTTATCAAGAGGGCTGTTTAGCTTTTTATCTTGAAATGACAATCTCCCCTTATACCGCTCCATTCTTTACAACTGGCCCTCAATAATCAATAGGGGATTCATACTCCAGAGAGAAGAATGTTTGGGGACAATAAGAATTTCTTCATCGAGCTTAATAAGCTTAAAGACAAGACGTACTGCCTTACTCGTGTTTTTAAGACCTCATATCTTTTAAAAAACTTCACCTAAAGAACGATGCAAGCATATCTTCTAAAGCCTCCAGGTCAGAATAGGATGGACTGCCGTTTTAAGCTCTATGTTGCCCTACTGGAAACATGCTCCATAAAATCCCCCCATAAAGCCTAAACTCTAATGACCTTACCAGATCACCATCAACCTAATTTTTATAATATTATAAAAAAGAAAAACTAAGGCCACCAACCTTTTATATTCGCACCCTTTCTCGTCTCAGCATGATCAGCATCGCCAACGGGCCGGGTTTTCATAACTGTCTCAAGGAGTGCGAACGTCAAACCCCATTTATGAATTAAATTCATAACTTTGTACAATTTTTATACTCTAATAAAAGAGCTTCTCCTCTCTTATAATAATTTTAAAGCTGCATTTTAGAGGGTAAGAGCAAAATCTCTTCCTTACCCATCGCTCATCCGCTTTCATAAGAAAAAACAAATCATTCTTTTGTCTGTTTTTTCTTTTCATCTTTTCAAGGATTCTTACCAATGAACAAGGCCCATAACAGCAATCATAAGGTTGGGCAGGACAATCGCCATCATCATTCTCGCCGCGATTTCCTTAAACTCACCACCACTAGCGCGCTTGCTATTGGCGCTGAATCTTTTTCTCATGTACCCCTAGGAAAGGCTCAAAGCTTGCCAGAAAAACCAGAAAAATGGGACAAGACTTTCCCTAAAAGTGATAATGTTCACCATAAAAAGGTTAGTTTTAAAAACCGATATGGCCTTACACTGGTTGCCGACCTTTACCAGCCCAAGAATGCTCAAAAGAACCTTGCTGCTATTGCTGTGGGTGGCCCCTTTGGGGCAGTAAAAGAACAATCCTCTGGTCTCTACGCCCAGACCATGGCCGAACGAGGGTTTGTAACCCTTGCGTTTGACCCTTCCTACACTGGGGAAAGTGGGGAAGAACCCCGAAACGTTGCCTCCCCCGATATCAATACCGAAGATTTTAGTGCAGCAGTAGATTATCTTAGCTTACAACTCTTTGTTGATCGAGAACGCATTGGCATGATCGGGATTTGTGGCTGGGGTGGAATGGCCCTGAATGCTGTTGCCGTTGACAAGCGTGTTAAAGCCGTTGTTGCCAGCACCATGTATGACATGGCCCGTGTTATGTCAAAAGGGTATAATGATCGTGTAACCCTTCAATAGCGTACGAAAATGTTAGAGCAGTTAAGCCACCAGCGTTGGGAGGATGCAAAAAACGAAACCCAAGCCTATCAGCCCCCTTATAACGTATTAAAGGGCGGAGAAGCGCAATTCCTACGAGATTACCATGACTATTATATGACACCCCGTGGATACCATGCGCGCGCAGTCAACTCCGGAAATGCGTGGACGCAAACAACACCCCTCTCATTCATGAATATGCCCATTCTTACCTATATTGCCGAAATATCCCCACGCCCTGTCCTGTTTATTCATGGCGAAAAAGCCCATTCGCGCTATTTTAGCGAAACTGCTTACGCAGCGGCGGCAGAACCAAAAGAACTGATGATTATTCCAGGTGCTACCCATGTCGACCTTTATGACCGAATGGATCTCATTCCTTTTGACAAGCTGGAGGCATTTTTCACCCAACACTTGGCATAACCGTGATTATTCGCGCCAATCAGATTTTAACAGGCCTGGCCATGACCATGCTGGGGGTAGGGGGTATGGCTTGCTTCTTTTATCGGGCACGATGATGCAGGGATACCTGCCCCTACAACCTTTCATTCCGTTCAGGTGCCTCTTCTTTATCATATTCCATTCATAGGGCCTGCATTTTTTGGGCAGGATATGAAATTACCGTTAAATTATGAATATAAATTATGAATGAGTTTTTGCCATCTTCTTTTGCCATCTTCTCGTGAGCGCCAGACGTCTCACGAGAAGATCAGCATTAACCTCGATAACGTAAGGCATTAACCAGCAAGGCAAAGGCTGGCGTGGATTGCCGCCTGCTTGGATAATAAAGATGATAGCCCGAAAATGACGGGCACCAGTCCCCAAGAACTTGGACGAGACGTTTTGTGGCAATATGGTGTTCTACCATATCCAGGGGCAAAAAGCACAGCCCTACCCCTTCAAGAGCCGCCTTGAGAAGCAAGTCTACCGAGTTTAGGATCAATTGCCCCTCCACACGAACCCGTAATTCTCGCCCATCTTTTTCAAATTCCCAAACATAGAGGCCTCCAGATGTCGGCATACGTTGATTGACACATTCATGACCTATTAAATCCTGAGGAGTTTCGGGAATTTTACGCGTTTTAAAATAGGATGGTGAACCAACGACAACAA carries:
- a CDS encoding alpha/beta hydrolase, with the protein product MLEQLSHQRWEDAKNETQAYQPPYNVLKGGEAQFLRDYHDYYMTPRGYHARAVNSGNAWTQTTPLSFMNMPILTYIAEISPRPVLFIHGEKAHSRYFSETAYAAAAEPKELMIIPGATHVDLYDRMDLIPFDKLEAFFTQHLA
- a CDS encoding alpha/beta hydrolase, coding for MLVNFHFRIIPSLFWLWCISFFSSSFPLSSHAHSQQAHPQQAQYGLPPLEKGKGVEKFANFKKLIPPDLYFTLSHHRKIPVRLWRAEGKEKAVILAFHGFNDSRDAWEIPAALFTQNGITLYAPDLEGFGGTAERGHWPTTKTLVNDALQEAWLVHSFHPNVPLYLMGESMGAAVLMVLEGNPTPLKKLPPVAGTIYLAPAIRQIGTAANIALDIATALAPDWTLEPSDMPKGIKASNNQLALIRTYYNPLTLHSTPLSSVAGLVELMDLAYEAAPKVPVPALIIYGGKDQLIPQDSMGPLAKTLPSSIRFDFIPNGHHLLLRDKEYATTTTDILTWIFTTSTFLPSGGDIAAAAWIASAPWESDPFPLAPAALLDP
- a CDS encoding alpha/beta hydrolase — encoded protein: MNKAHNSNHKVGQDNRHHHSRRDFLKLTTTSALAIGAESFSHVPLGKAQSLPEKPEKWDKTFPKSDNVHHKKVSFKNRYGLTLVADLYQPKNAQKNLAAIAVGGPFGAVKEQSSGLYAQTMAERGFVTLAFDPSYTGESGEEPRNVASPDINTEDFSAAVDYLSLQLFVDRERIGMIGICGWGGMALNAVAVDKRVKAVVASTMYDMARVMSKGYNDRVTLQ